The window GGTGTACCCTTTCTTTGATAAAAGTTTCCGTCATGGCAGAAACATCTTTGATGCCACCATTTAACCACATGGCTGTATCAATACAATGCGCCAAAAGATCACCTGTCACACCTGATCCGGCTGCTGCGGCATCCAATCTCCATAAGGCATCACCTCCTTGTGGCAACTCAGGATTTATCGTCCAATCTTGTAGGAAGTTGGCGCGGTAATGGAAGATTTTCCCCAACTTACCTGAGTCAACTATCTGCTTGGCCAAGGTCACTGCAGGAACTCTTCTGTAATTGTACCAAACGGTATTTTTCACCCCTGCTTCTTCCACAACCTTCACCATTTCCTCAGCTTCTTCTAAAGTCCTGGAAAGTGGTTTTTCACAAAGAATCATTTTACCGGCCTTTGCAGCTGCAATTGCGATTTCTGCATGGGTATTGTTAGGTGTACAGATATCAACGGCATCGATATCGTCTCTTTCAATAATTTTTCTCCAATCTGTTTCATAGGAGGCATACCCCCACTGTTCTGCAAACTCTCTGATTTTATCTTCCCTTCTGGAACACGCCGCTTGCAATACCGGACGGTATTCATATTCAGGAAAAAAGTCTCCCAATCTTTTATATCCGTTGGTATGAATCCTTCCCATAAGGCCCGTACCTATCAATCCTATTCTTATTTTCTTTTTCTCTGACATTTTCTATTATTTTGGTTGCTAATCAATTGTTGGTGAAAGTTAGTTGTCCACTATGCCTTCCAGCCGTGTTTATCTCTTACTGAGATCAAAGCTGCCAAGATATTGTTCCAAGTGTCCTGCTTACTCATCACCTCATTCGGGAACATGCAGCCATCCCAACATATGTGCTGAAAAGCCTTGGTCAATTCTCCATTTTCATTTCGAAGCCAGTAACCTGCATCTTCGGCAATATCCAGTTTTCCGTTGGGATCATTTGCCAAGCAATGTCTACCTGTTTTGTCATGAGAACCTGATCCAAAGACAGTGGCATCGTTTTGAGCTACATGAAAATCAATGGTCCAAGGCCTTAAAGCGTCTGTCATTTCTTTTAAGGCAGCCTTCCAGACAGATTTGTCTTTCCAGTCATAACCTTCAGGAAGCAATCTATGCTCAGGATAATTGTAACCCAAGGTGTACAATAATGTATGGGCCATGTCTGCCTGAAAGCCTAAATAAGGACTATTCACAGATTCAAGGGTTTCAAGCATAATTTTCCAACTGTGCATTCCTCCCCAGCAAATCTCTCCTTCTGCAGCTAATTTTTCTCCGTAATTTTCAGCGATTTTAGCAGCTTCTTTAAGTGTTTCTACAATTATTTTTTGGCTTCCTTTAGGGTCTTTTGCCCACATTTCAGGACTACTTGCAGTATCTATTCTAACAATTCCATAGGGTCTAACTCCTATGTCTCTTAATTTTTTAGCCAGTTTGCAGGATTTTTCTAATAAATCCAAATAGGTAGCTCTGTCTTCCTTTGAACCTAGAATAGGGCCGCCCCAGATGGGTGCTACCACACTTCCAATATTTAGATCAAGAGCGGAAACTTTATCTGCTAATTTTTTTACCCCATCATCATCCATTTCTAAGTCAATATGGGGATCAAAAAGTCCGATGTCCACACCGTCAAATTTAACGCCATCAACTTCAGCATTGGCGGTATTTTGTAACATCTCATCAAATGATATGATTGGCTCGGAATCAGGACCTTTTCCAACTATTCCAGGCCATGTCGCATTATGTAATTTAGGAAAATTATTTTGGGACATAATTTAATATGGTTAGCAATGAATAATTAATTTAAATCAAAATAATAAACTGCCATTCTATAAAGGGTATTCACCTTAAAACTAGCAGTTTATTATTTTTTATCAATTTAATAAATAACTATCGGAATACCATTGAAATAAGGCTTCCAATAGTTATCAATTAAGCTTCTATATGCTCAAATCAGGGTTTTCAGGGCCAAAATGTTTCAGCATAACGATTGGATCAGTTTTAGAAAGGTTGGTGATTTTCACTCCTTCTTGAGCTGCTTTTTCAGTTACAAAATACTCATCATGCGTCAGCTGACCATAACGAATCAAGGAAGGTGTTTCTATATCCCACACTCCCATGGTTCCATGGCCTTGCATCATAATCATCCCATAGGCAGCACTGTCTTTAATAACTACAGTTTGGCCGGGAAGAACGGTCAATTCCTTGGCACTGAAGGCATCCGACCTATAGCAAATCCAGTTTTCTACATAACCTTCTGCTTCCATCTCTGCACTATCTTTGACAGGTATTGGAGCCATAAAACGAGTTTCTAGAATATTAGGATCCACATTTAAATCCCAGTCAATCACTTCCATTAATTGGTCATAATCACCAATTCTGTCTTTAGGGGTTCCTTTCCATAATAGTTCTTCTGGGATGATCGCTTCATTTACCAATGATTGGTACATGGCAAATACATCAGAAGCTTTTTGAGGTTCATAAGTACACATACTTCCCGGCGCATGAAGCATCCCCGGAGGAACATCCCATCCTGTGCCCGGATCAAGTTTGAACGCTTGAGAAAAGCTGGTGATTTTATTGTCTCCTTTATTAAAGTTTTTAAGACATTCTTTGATTTGTTCCTTAGTTGTTCCCGGGGCTATTCCAAAAAAAGTATAAGGGAAATCGCCTCCGTGATTGTTCAGTTGAGGTGGAAAATAATACGCTTCCGGCTTGCCTTTCATTCCGATTTTAGCGGCATGTTCATCATTGTGGTGAATATGGTGTGGCAATGGCCCCATATTGTCAAAAAACTTTGAATACATTGGCCAACTTTCATATTCATCCCAGAGCCTGTCACCTATGATCTCACCTTTCAGTTCATCAATGACATCCTTTAATAAAATTTGTTCCTCTTTACCGTCTTCTCCTAAGACCACTTTACTTAAGCCTTCATGCTCACCGGTAAGGGGACCGTTTTCGGCAGGACAGGTAGAGGAAAACCATCGCTCATCAATTCCGCCTCTTTCGCCTCCCAATATATAGTAATCATCCGGGTGAAGCTTAATCCTTCTTCCGGGTACACAAAAAGATCTGGGTACCCAGGTAGGTGCCAAACGCAAAATACCCTGTCCTTCTTCTAATGCTTTTTTTGCCAAACTCATAGGTTCTATTTTGATTTATTGTTAATATATTACGCTTTGTTTTCTATAAATGATTGAATTTTTTTCTTGTTTGTTAAAATATCAAACACCAATTCATACTTTCTATTTTCTCCTGGCTTTAATAGGATCAAGGCCCCTTCTTCTCTTGCCTGAGTTTGCCCATAAGGAGGGTTGGTGCCCGGCTCTAAGGCCGTCACATATTCATTTTCTCCCCAATGTTGCCAGTTGATTAACCAGGGAAGCTGGCTTTTATCAAAAGTCATCCTAAAAGCAAAACCCAAGGAAGAATTGTACAAACCCGCTCTGCAGCGGTCATCAGGTTCAGAATTCGGTTGGATAAAAGCTACATCTTCGCCAAATCCACTGTGCGCATCCATAGGCGCAGGACAGGTTTTAAAATCGTTGTCTTTATTAAAAATTCGATTATTGGGACCGCCATCTCGGGCTTCCCAGGATCCATTCCAAATTATTTGTGTACCCTCATCTACCAAAGGCCAACCAAAATTAACATGGTAAAGCAACATATGAGGGGCATCAACATTAGAGATATTGGTAATCTCATCGGATATTTTGAGGTAAGGCTGACCCAAAATACCTGAAATGGTTCTTTTCAATAAAAGATTGGGACCAAACACACTGCACTCCCTAATCAAGCCGGTAATATGCATCTCTAAATCTCCGGAATAGATGTCCGGTTGTTTTATAGCAACGATCTCAGCAGGGTTATTGGAAATCCTTCCATGTAGGCCTCTCTTTCCGTATTCATCATTTTCAGGACCTCCCACATGGGATAGGCCACAAGTGGTAAGTAAGCCTCCACCAAATGTACTTAACCAATCTATGCCGTCGGCAGTAAATGGTGCAGGAGGAGTAATGCCGACCTGGCTTATCCAAGCCAATCCGTGCTCACCAAACTGAGCTGTGGATATGTCCATGGCCCTGTCCAAAACAAGTTGGTACCGAAATCCTGCCCCCGTATCAATATTGGCTATTCTGACTCCTTTACCGGTGCCATTGTCCAGTATGGCAGTTTCAATACCCCCTAATTGTTTTACATTTCCTACCTTCCCTTTCCAACGCTGATTTTTTGGATTCATATTTTTGTACAAGCTTAATTCCACTAAAATAACAATCCATTTCCGGCAAACTATCCTGTTCTGTAGGGTTTATCCCGGTGAAGGCATTGTCTATTTATTTAAACAGCTAAAATTATAGATTTTTTAAATAAATATTGCGATAAGCCACCTGCATTGGAGGCCCCACATGCACCTGCATGCCTAAATAGCCTTCGGAAGTACTATTGGCAGGATCCTCATCGGTAACATCGCTCATAAGGGTGCCATTGATATAATGTTTCAGACGATTTCCTTTGGCAACAATACGTATCTCATTCCAATCATTGGACTTTACTACTTTTCTCATCTCCGCTCTATCTCCTAACTCTTGTACCACCTCTAGGCCAAGCCAAGCATTTTTCTCCACATTGGCTCTGAGGTCGCCTTCTTTTTCTTGAGGGTTGATTTTGGTTTGTTGACCAATGTATGCAAGTGTTGTTCTTTTTCTTTCTTCGTAATTCTGCCCGGTATAGTTATTTTTCCCGTCAATGTCTGCCTGATAACCTTTTAGGGCATGGGCTAAACCTTCTACAGGTTCACTTCGGTAATTTACCCCTGAGTTTCCTGCTTCTGTAATTTTAAATTCCGCTTTGAACTCAAAGTCTGCAGGCTGTCCTCCTTGATAAATTATAAAATGGTTTCTTTCCAATTTGGTTTCTTCTGTAATCTCCCCAACGATGGCGCCGTTCTCTACCCTCCAGTAAGTGGCATCACCGTCCCAACCATTTAGGCTTTCTCCATCAAAAATCTTGATAAAGCCATCATTCGATTCTGCCTTGGCAGGGCTTTCCTCCTGAACAGTTGCAGCTTCCTCTTTTTGTTGGCCTGAGCCACAGGCAAAAGTCAATGCTGAAATTGCAAGCATTGAGGTTATTTTAAGTATGTTCTTCATTAGGTGATGATTTAGGTTGAAAGTTTTCAGGCCAAACAATACTTGCTTGGCCTGAAAATCATTGAAAATTAAGTTTTATTGGTATACTTCGTGATTAGGGTTTCCTCCTGACACAAGGTAAGCCATCAAATCTTTTAGTTCCTCTTCGTTAAGTCTATTGACCAAGCCTGGCAACATCACTGAAACCTCAGACTCTTTGGTGCTCGTCACTTTTTCCTTTGGTATCTCCATTATCATTTCAGGAGAAAAAGGATTTTGTGAAACATAATAAGTGGTCTCATCTTCTCTAATGAGTCTACCCACCACAGAAGACTTATCTCCCATAACGAAAACCATTGCAGCATATTGGTCTGAAATGACATCATTTGGATTGATCGTGGCCTCAAGAATATCCTTAGGGCTAAACCTTGTCCCCAATTGGGTAAGGTCCGGGCCTACGGCTCCACCTTCTCCTCCCATGGCATGGCATGAACTACAAAGGGTGGCATTGAACATTGCCTTGCCTCTTTCAAGGTCTCTGCCTTTAAGATCTTCTACCAAAGGTGCCGCTTGTTCTACTGTCCACCTTTTTCCAGGACCTTCAGGCTGAATAGTCGATTCTACAATTTCATTCCCTGAACCCGAAAGCCTTTTCCCACCGGACA of the Cyclobacterium marinum DSM 745 genome contains:
- a CDS encoding Gfo/Idh/MocA family protein codes for the protein MSEKKKIRIGLIGTGLMGRIHTNGYKRLGDFFPEYEYRPVLQAACSRREDKIREFAEQWGYASYETDWRKIIERDDIDAVDICTPNNTHAEIAIAAAKAGKMILCEKPLSRTLEEAEEMVKVVEEAGVKNTVWYNYRRVPAVTLAKQIVDSGKLGKIFHYRANFLQDWTINPELPQGGDALWRLDAAAAGSGVTGDLLAHCIDTAMWLNGGIKDVSAMTETFIKERVHQGSGEKQKVEIDDACAFHCHFDNGSLGLFEATRYARGHKALYTFEINGEHASIRWDLHDLNRLEYFDHNDEPEVRGWRSVHVTEGDQPYMDRWWIPGTSIGYEHSFIHQVADFFKSLEGNEPCHPTFRDAYETQKVCEAVLDSAKSRSWKDTGVDWQE
- a CDS encoding sugar phosphate isomerase/epimerase family protein, whose product is MSQNNFPKLHNATWPGIVGKGPDSEPIISFDEMLQNTANAEVDGVKFDGVDIGLFDPHIDLEMDDDGVKKLADKVSALDLNIGSVVAPIWGGPILGSKEDRATYLDLLEKSCKLAKKLRDIGVRPYGIVRIDTASSPEMWAKDPKGSQKIIVETLKEAAKIAENYGEKLAAEGEICWGGMHSWKIMLETLESVNSPYLGFQADMAHTLLYTLGYNYPEHRLLPEGYDWKDKSVWKAALKEMTDALRPWTIDFHVAQNDATVFGSGSHDKTGRHCLANDPNGKLDIAEDAGYWLRNENGELTKAFQHICWDGCMFPNEVMSKQDTWNNILAALISVRDKHGWKA
- a CDS encoding class I mannose-6-phosphate isomerase: MSLAKKALEEGQGILRLAPTWVPRSFCVPGRRIKLHPDDYYILGGERGGIDERWFSSTCPAENGPLTGEHEGLSKVVLGEDGKEEQILLKDVIDELKGEIIGDRLWDEYESWPMYSKFFDNMGPLPHHIHHNDEHAAKIGMKGKPEAYYFPPQLNNHGGDFPYTFFGIAPGTTKEQIKECLKNFNKGDNKITSFSQAFKLDPGTGWDVPPGMLHAPGSMCTYEPQKASDVFAMYQSLVNEAIIPEELLWKGTPKDRIGDYDQLMEVIDWDLNVDPNILETRFMAPIPVKDSAEMEAEGYVENWICYRSDAFSAKELTVLPGQTVVIKDSAAYGMIMMQGHGTMGVWDIETPSLIRYGQLTHDEYFVTEKAAQEGVKITNLSKTDPIVMLKHFGPENPDLSI
- a CDS encoding aldose 1-epimerase family protein — translated: MNPKNQRWKGKVGNVKQLGGIETAILDNGTGKGVRIANIDTGAGFRYQLVLDRAMDISTAQFGEHGLAWISQVGITPPAPFTADGIDWLSTFGGGLLTTCGLSHVGGPENDEYGKRGLHGRISNNPAEIVAIKQPDIYSGDLEMHITGLIRECSVFGPNLLLKRTISGILGQPYLKISDEITNISNVDAPHMLLYHVNFGWPLVDEGTQIIWNGSWEARDGGPNNRIFNKDNDFKTCPAPMDAHSGFGEDVAFIQPNSEPDDRCRAGLYNSSLGFAFRMTFDKSQLPWLINWQHWGENEYVTALEPGTNPPYGQTQAREEGALILLKPGENRKYELVFDILTNKKKIQSFIENKA
- a CDS encoding 3-keto-disaccharide hydrolase, with protein sequence MKNILKITSMLAISALTFACGSGQQKEEAATVQEESPAKAESNDGFIKIFDGESLNGWDGDATYWRVENGAIVGEITEETKLERNHFIIYQGGQPADFEFKAEFKITEAGNSGVNYRSEPVEGLAHALKGYQADIDGKNNYTGQNYEERKRTTLAYIGQQTKINPQEKEGDLRANVEKNAWLGLEVVQELGDRAEMRKVVKSNDWNEIRIVAKGNRLKHYINGTLMSDVTDEDPANSTSEGYLGMQVHVGPPMQVAYRNIYLKNL